A single window of Fischerella sp. PCC 9605 DNA harbors:
- the psbD gene encoding photosystem II D2 protein (photosystem q(a) protein): MTIALGRTPSSRGWFDVLDDWLKRDRFVFVGWSGLLLFPCAFLALGGWLTGTTFVTSWYTHGLASSYLEGCNFLTVAVSTPADAMGHSLLLLWGPEAQGDFTRWCQLGGLWPFVALHGAFGLIGFMLRQFEIARLVGIRPYNAIAFSAPIAVFVSVFLMYPLGQSSWFFAPSFGVAAIFRFLLFLQGFHNWTLNPFHMMGVAGVLGGALLCAIHGATVENTLFEDGEAANTFRAFNPTQAEETYSMVTANRFWSQIFGIAFSNKRWLHFFMLFVPVTGLWMSAIGIVGLALNLRAYDFVSQELRAAEDPEFETFYTKNILLNEGIRAWMAPQDQPHEKFVFPEEVLPRGNAL, translated from the coding sequence ATGACGATCGCACTAGGACGCACCCCCAGTAGCAGAGGGTGGTTTGACGTTCTCGACGACTGGTTGAAGCGCGATCGCTTCGTATTCGTAGGCTGGTCTGGTTTATTGCTATTCCCCTGTGCATTTTTAGCACTAGGCGGATGGCTAACCGGGACAACCTTCGTAACCAGCTGGTACACCCACGGCTTAGCCTCCTCCTACCTGGAAGGGTGCAACTTCTTGACAGTAGCCGTATCAACTCCCGCCGACGCAATGGGACACTCATTGTTGCTGTTGTGGGGACCAGAAGCCCAAGGCGACTTCACCCGTTGGTGTCAATTGGGTGGATTGTGGCCATTCGTAGCACTGCACGGAGCCTTTGGTTTAATTGGCTTCATGCTGCGTCAATTTGAAATTGCGCGATTGGTAGGAATTCGTCCTTACAACGCCATCGCCTTTTCTGCGCCGATCGCGGTGTTCGTGAGTGTATTCTTGATGTACCCGTTGGGACAGTCAAGCTGGTTCTTTGCACCCAGCTTTGGCGTCGCAGCAATCTTCCGTTTCTTGCTGTTCTTGCAAGGGTTCCACAACTGGACACTCAACCCCTTCCACATGATGGGAGTCGCGGGTGTACTCGGTGGAGCGCTGTTGTGTGCGATTCACGGTGCCACAGTTGAAAACACCCTATTTGAAGACGGCGAAGCGGCAAACACCTTCCGCGCCTTCAACCCCACTCAAGCCGAAGAAACCTACTCAATGGTGACAGCAAACCGTTTCTGGTCACAGATTTTCGGTATTGCTTTCTCCAACAAGCGCTGGCTGCACTTCTTCATGTTGTTCGTGCCAGTGACGGGTTTGTGGATGAGTGCCATTGGCATTGTCGGCTTAGCACTCAACCTGCGAGCTTACGACTTCGTCTCTCAAGAATTAAGAGCAGCCGAAGACCCAGAGTTTGAAACTTTCTATACCAAAAACATTTTGCTGAACGAGGGTATCCGGGCTTGGATGGCTCCTCAAGATCAACCGCACGAGAAATTTGTATTCCCTGAGGAAGTTCTGCCTCGTGGTAACGCTCTGTAA
- a CDS encoding ABC transporter ATP-binding protein, which produces MTELGIKVKDLDFSWPSGEKVIKSCSLEVPKGEFWMLLGTNGSGKSTLLRLLAGLLAPQSGEIGILHPIGFVFQNPDHQLVMPTVGADVAFGLVEEKLPLATVRARVEEALAAVNLLGLQRRPIYALSGGQKQRVAIAGALARHCAVLLLDEPTALLDPDSQLELVASVRKLVKSRGITALWVTHRLDELNYCDGAFLLERGSLVDQGEAHRLKQRLMQLHDEAS; this is translated from the coding sequence ATGACGGAACTAGGCATCAAGGTAAAAGATCTAGACTTCAGCTGGCCTTCTGGAGAGAAAGTAATCAAATCTTGCTCTCTAGAAGTACCCAAAGGAGAATTCTGGATGCTGTTGGGTACAAATGGCAGTGGCAAATCAACATTACTGAGATTGCTGGCGGGATTATTAGCTCCCCAGTCCGGTGAGATTGGGATATTGCATCCGATTGGCTTTGTTTTCCAAAATCCCGATCATCAATTAGTGATGCCTACTGTTGGTGCGGATGTGGCTTTTGGACTGGTAGAAGAAAAACTGCCACTAGCTACTGTGAGAGCAAGGGTTGAGGAGGCATTAGCAGCGGTGAATTTGCTGGGACTGCAACGACGTCCTATCTATGCTTTGAGTGGAGGACAGAAACAGCGAGTAGCGATCGCCGGTGCTTTAGCTCGTCATTGTGCAGTCTTACTATTAGATGAACCCACTGCTTTACTCGATCCAGATAGCCAACTTGAATTGGTGGCTAGTGTCCGTAAATTAGTCAAAAGTCGAGGTATTACGGCCCTTTGGGTGACGCATCGCCTAGACGAATTAAATTACTGTGATGGCGCTTTTTTGTTAGAAAGAGGCTCTTTGGTAGATCAAGGAGAAGCTCACCGCCTCAAACAGCGTCTGATGCAGTTGCATGATGAAGCCTCGTAA
- a CDS encoding NYN domain-containing protein, with translation MSRSLTQAVLLVDGYNIIGAWSCLKKTRARAGLEAARWELVEAMTSYSAFQGYETLVVFDAQYQNTSSNKEVITELLSVYYTDFGQTADTYIEKACASLRSSIAQSLISRVIVATSDRAQQLMIQGYGAEWLSAQQLCQEVQATVCRVRQKYQPRKKSNSRFLANSIDAKARQRLAELRMELK, from the coding sequence ATGTCCCGTTCCTTAACCCAAGCCGTTCTGCTTGTGGACGGCTATAACATCATTGGCGCTTGGTCTTGCCTGAAAAAAACTCGCGCTCGCGCTGGGCTAGAGGCAGCACGCTGGGAATTGGTAGAAGCTATGACTAGTTATAGCGCATTTCAAGGATACGAGACACTTGTTGTTTTTGATGCCCAATATCAAAATACAAGTAGCAATAAAGAAGTCATTACAGAGCTTTTATCCGTTTATTATACTGATTTTGGTCAGACGGCAGACACCTATATAGAAAAAGCCTGTGCGTCTTTGCGTTCCTCTATAGCCCAATCTCTGATTTCTCGTGTGATTGTTGCCACATCAGATCGGGCACAGCAGCTAATGATCCAGGGGTATGGAGCTGAATGGCTATCGGCACAACAACTGTGTCAAGAAGTGCAAGCCACAGTTTGCCGGGTTCGGCAAAAGTATCAACCACGTAAAAAATCCAATAGTAGATTTTTAGCCAATTCCATTGATGCCAAGGCGCGGCAGCGTTTAGCTGAACTGCGAATGGAATTAAAGTAG
- a CDS encoding aminotransferase class V-fold PLP-dependent enzyme — MFKDTKSQYHKVKWADLWSLDPGVTFVNHGSFGACPIAVLAVQQNLRSQLEQEPLRFFTREWEPLLDEAKSKLAAFVGVGAEDLVFVPNATTGVNSVLRSLIFHPGDEILTTNHEYNACRNALDFIASRTGARVVVVKIPFPLDSPQQVVEAVIEQVSSKTRLALLDHITSQTGLIFPLRELVQKLQAMGVDTLVDGAHAPGMIPLNLQEIGATYYTGNCHKWLCAPKGAAFLYVRRDKQPEIRPLTISHGANSSRTDKSRFQLEFDWTGTDDPTAYMCVPEAIAFMGSLLPGGWDELRQCNHQLVLQARQLLCEALQVLPPCLDEMIGSMAVIPMPAALENRSFMSIRDELFDRFGIQVQVVPWHETPKLLVRISAQIYNTIEEYEYLGRALLELLAENGN; from the coding sequence ATGTTCAAGGATACCAAATCTCAGTATCACAAAGTTAAATGGGCTGATTTGTGGTCGCTTGATCCAGGAGTGACTTTTGTTAATCATGGTTCTTTTGGTGCCTGTCCGATTGCAGTGCTAGCTGTTCAGCAAAATTTGCGATCGCAACTCGAACAGGAACCACTACGATTTTTCACGAGGGAGTGGGAACCACTTTTGGATGAGGCTAAGAGCAAATTAGCGGCGTTTGTGGGTGTTGGTGCTGAGGATTTGGTATTTGTCCCGAATGCAACCACTGGTGTAAATTCGGTGTTGCGTTCCCTGATTTTTCATCCCGGAGACGAAATACTCACAACTAACCACGAATACAACGCTTGTCGTAATGCGCTTGATTTTATTGCCAGTCGTACAGGTGCGCGGGTGGTAGTAGTAAAGATTCCTTTTCCGCTCGATTCGCCTCAGCAAGTTGTAGAAGCAGTAATAGAGCAAGTTTCATCCAAAACAAGATTAGCACTGCTGGATCATATCACCAGTCAAACAGGGTTAATCTTTCCTCTACGGGAGTTGGTGCAAAAATTGCAAGCAATGGGTGTGGATACACTTGTAGATGGTGCTCACGCGCCAGGGATGATACCTCTAAACTTGCAAGAAATTGGTGCGACTTATTACACCGGAAATTGTCATAAATGGCTGTGTGCGCCCAAGGGAGCAGCATTTTTGTACGTACGACGAGATAAACAGCCAGAAATTCGTCCACTAACAATCAGCCACGGTGCTAACTCATCACGCACTGATAAAAGTCGCTTTCAATTGGAATTTGACTGGACGGGGACAGACGATCCCACAGCTTATATGTGCGTACCAGAAGCGATCGCCTTTATGGGTTCGCTGTTACCTGGTGGCTGGGATGAATTGAGACAGTGCAATCATCAACTTGTTTTGCAAGCAAGACAGCTACTTTGTGAAGCACTGCAAGTATTGCCACCATGTCTCGATGAGATGATCGGCTCAATGGCGGTTATACCTATGCCTGCTGCTTTGGAAAACCGCAGTTTTATGTCTATACGCGATGAGTTATTTGATCGGTTTGGTATTCAGGTACAGGTAGTTCCTTGGCATGAGACACCAAAATTACTGGTGAGAATTTCAGCGCAGATTTACAACACAATCGAGGAGTATGAATATTTAGGCAGAGCGTTGCTAGAGTTGTTGGCTGAGAATGGCAATTAA
- a CDS encoding SDR family oxidoreductase, whose amino-acid sequence MQIQLKPINQQVVAIVGASSGIGRNAALQFGSRGAKVVVAARSQPGLESLVAEIQKMGGEATAVVADVTVFEQVKAIADKAVEQYGRLDTWVHNAAVELYAAFEVTTPEEFKRVIDVNLMGQVYGAMAALPHLKREGRGALIHVTSVEARRSLPLQSAYAASKHGVDGFLESLRVELMHEKLPISVTNIMPASINTPLFNKARTKLGVKPVGVPPIYQPSLVAKAIVECAERPKRDVVVGDAGKMILAAQRISPSLVDAYMVRKAFSGQRTNEPKSETSPDNLYEPIQGYDTIEGDFSDKARTWSF is encoded by the coding sequence ATGCAGATACAACTTAAGCCAATCAATCAGCAAGTTGTCGCGATAGTAGGGGCTTCTAGTGGTATTGGGCGAAATGCGGCTTTGCAGTTTGGCAGTCGAGGTGCAAAGGTAGTAGTTGCGGCTCGCAGCCAGCCTGGATTAGAGTCTTTAGTGGCAGAGATTCAGAAAATGGGTGGTGAAGCAACCGCCGTAGTCGCAGATGTAACGGTGTTCGAGCAAGTAAAGGCGATCGCAGATAAAGCGGTTGAGCAATACGGGCGTCTCGATACTTGGGTACATAATGCCGCTGTGGAACTATATGCTGCTTTTGAGGTGACAACACCAGAGGAATTTAAGCGCGTCATTGATGTCAACTTGATGGGACAAGTATATGGCGCGATGGCGGCGCTACCCCATCTCAAGCGCGAAGGACGTGGGGCATTAATTCATGTTACGTCGGTGGAGGCAAGGCGTAGTCTACCATTACAAAGTGCCTACGCTGCATCAAAACACGGGGTAGATGGCTTTTTGGAATCTCTGCGTGTTGAATTGATGCATGAAAAGCTACCTATTAGCGTTACGAATATCATGCCAGCTTCTATCAATACACCCTTGTTTAATAAGGCACGTACCAAATTGGGAGTAAAGCCTGTGGGAGTACCGCCGATTTACCAGCCTAGCTTGGTTGCTAAAGCTATTGTTGAATGTGCCGAACGTCCAAAACGCGATGTTGTTGTTGGTGATGCTGGCAAAATGATTCTTGCAGCTCAACGAATTTCGCCGAGTCTAGTGGATGCTTACATGGTGCGTAAAGCTTTTAGTGGGCAACGAACTAATGAGCCGAAGTCAGAAACTTCACCTGACAATCTTTACGAACCAATTCAAGGTTACGACACAATAGAGGGTGACTTTAGCGACAAAGCACGAACTTGGAGCTTTTAG
- a CDS encoding DUF421 domain-containing protein, with the protein MEIWFHINWQEMFIPSISVAELIIRGSLVYLALFSVLRLLPSRQLGTLGIADLLVVVLFAEAAQNAMASNYTSITEGAILVGTVIFWSYFLNWLGYQVPAFQRFLNPPPLLLVKNGRIIDRHMKRELITEQELMSQLRQQGVESLKDVKRAFMEADGSISIIRYESKINSAPQQNEQEVKS; encoded by the coding sequence ATGGAAATATGGTTCCACATTAATTGGCAAGAAATGTTTATTCCTAGCATCTCCGTTGCTGAACTGATTATACGTGGCTCGTTGGTTTACTTAGCACTGTTTTCGGTTTTGCGCTTACTTCCAAGCCGACAGCTAGGAACGCTAGGAATAGCAGATTTACTTGTGGTTGTGCTGTTTGCAGAAGCAGCTCAAAACGCAATGGCAAGTAACTATACATCGATTACTGAAGGAGCCATTTTGGTTGGAACTGTAATTTTTTGGAGTTATTTCCTGAACTGGTTGGGGTATCAAGTTCCTGCGTTTCAACGCTTCCTTAACCCACCACCACTGCTACTGGTGAAAAATGGTCGCATCATAGATCGTCACATGAAACGAGAACTGATTACCGAACAAGAATTGATGAGCCAGTTACGCCAGCAGGGTGTGGAATCTCTCAAAGATGTAAAAAGAGCATTTATGGAAGCAGATGGTAGTATTAGTATCATCCGCTATGAGTCAAAAATTAATTCTGCGCCTCAGCAAAATGAGCAAGAAGTTAAGAGTTAG
- a CDS encoding M56 family metallopeptidase: protein MHLLMIFAALTLACWFRCSWTDFQGSWAERWRRALFFFLFPPLLLFMTAIALLCMGPQGKMGGLQTGCFGYVVALSCLGFFAILCLKRAWQGWRSVKSTRSCPLVNIASKQVRLLNTGALFAGQIGFWQPELVLSQGLLQILSPAHLETVLAHEQGHYYYRDTFWFFWLGWVRSCTVWLPNTEALWQELLVLRELRADAHAALQVDPLLLAESLVLVVSTPPVSPEICCAALASNSAERLEQRIEALLGQPEPISEFNTQFWNRFLLALLPLLTVIFHS from the coding sequence ATGCATCTGTTGATGATTTTCGCTGCTTTGACACTTGCTTGCTGGTTCAGATGCTCTTGGACGGATTTTCAAGGTTCTTGGGCTGAAAGATGGCGACGAGCGCTATTTTTCTTTCTCTTCCCCCCCTTGCTACTTTTCATGACAGCGATCGCTTTACTGTGCATGGGCCCTCAGGGGAAAATGGGGGGTTTGCAGACAGGCTGCTTTGGCTATGTAGTGGCATTAAGCTGTCTGGGATTTTTTGCCATTTTATGCTTAAAACGGGCATGGCAAGGATGGCGATCAGTAAAATCTACCCGTAGCTGTCCTCTGGTCAATATCGCAAGCAAACAAGTGCGGCTGCTGAACACAGGAGCATTGTTTGCAGGTCAAATTGGTTTTTGGCAACCCGAACTTGTCCTTAGCCAAGGATTACTACAAATTCTCTCTCCTGCCCATTTAGAGACAGTCTTGGCTCATGAACAGGGGCACTACTATTACAGAGATACATTCTGGTTTTTCTGGTTGGGTTGGGTGCGTTCCTGTACGGTTTGGTTGCCTAATACAGAAGCATTGTGGCAAGAACTTTTGGTCTTGCGTGAACTACGTGCTGACGCTCACGCTGCACTGCAAGTAGATCCTTTACTACTAGCAGAATCATTAGTGTTAGTAGTAAGTACTCCACCTGTGAGCCCAGAAATCTGCTGTGCAGCCTTGGCGTCTAATAGCGCAGAACGTTTAGAGCAAAGGATAGAAGCTCTGTTAGGGCAACCAGAACCAATCTCAGAGTTTAACACGCAATTTTGGAATAGGTTTCTCTTGGCATTACTGCCGTTGCTAACAGTGATATTTCACTCGTGA
- a CDS encoding BlaI/MecI/CopY family transcriptional regulator yields the protein MAPLPDYRPKQLSLGPLEAEILHIIWELGSVTVKDVHDRILADPNRELAYTSVTTVLRRLTEKGWLACDKKGRAFYWRPLLTKQQAEMIKAHEQLHRFLAVGNPDVVAAFADSLDEVANEKIQAIAKRIQAARQAREEK from the coding sequence ATGGCACCATTACCTGACTACCGCCCCAAACAATTGTCTCTAGGCCCGTTAGAAGCAGAAATATTGCATATCATCTGGGAACTTGGTTCAGTTACAGTCAAAGATGTACACGATCGCATCTTGGCTGACCCCAACCGAGAACTGGCATATACTTCTGTGACTACGGTGCTGCGTCGTCTCACCGAAAAAGGCTGGTTGGCTTGTGACAAAAAAGGACGAGCATTTTATTGGCGACCGTTGCTGACCAAGCAGCAAGCCGAAATGATTAAAGCGCACGAACAATTACACCGATTTCTAGCAGTAGGAAATCCTGATGTTGTCGCCGCTTTTGCAGATAGTTTAGATGAAGTGGCAAATGAGAAAATCCAAGCGATCGCCAAACGCATTCAAGCCGCACGGCAAGCAAGGGAGGAAAAGTAA
- a CDS encoding 2-phosphosulfolactate phosphatase family protein, which translates to MKLFIYHTPELTPVDKVPECAIAVDVLRATTTMATVLAAGGEAVQVFSNLDQLMQVSESWPAEKRLRAGERGGAKVPGFDMGNSPLECTPDLVKGRRLFISTTNGTRTLQRVQDAKAVLAAAFINRGAAVKYLLSLQPETVWIVGSGWEGSFSLEDTACAGAIAHSLLQLADLSADEVAGNDEVINAIALYSQWQDNLLGLFHNASHGKRLLGLECHEDLKYCSQTDTLDVLPMQQEPGVLKRYY; encoded by the coding sequence GTGAAGCTATTCATATACCATACTCCGGAATTAACTCCAGTAGATAAAGTGCCAGAATGCGCGATCGCAGTCGATGTGCTGCGAGCGACTACTACAATGGCAACAGTTTTAGCAGCTGGAGGCGAAGCAGTTCAAGTTTTCAGTAATTTAGATCAACTTATGCAAGTCAGTGAATCTTGGCCTGCTGAAAAACGGCTACGAGCTGGGGAACGCGGCGGTGCCAAAGTTCCTGGCTTCGATATGGGTAACTCTCCTCTAGAATGTACCCCAGACCTGGTAAAAGGACGACGCTTGTTTATCAGTACTACCAATGGCACTCGGACTTTACAACGAGTACAAGATGCAAAAGCTGTGCTTGCAGCGGCATTTATCAACCGAGGTGCAGCGGTCAAATATCTTCTTTCACTGCAACCAGAGACAGTGTGGATCGTTGGTTCTGGCTGGGAAGGAAGTTTCTCTCTAGAAGATACTGCCTGTGCTGGTGCGATCGCTCACAGTCTTTTGCAACTAGCTGACTTATCAGCCGACGAAGTCGCTGGTAATGATGAAGTAATCAACGCGATCGCCCTTTATTCTCAGTGGCAAGACAACTTATTGGGACTTTTCCACAATGCTAGTCATGGAAAACGCCTGTTAGGTCTGGAATGCCATGAAGACTTAAAATATTGTTCCCAAACCGATACTTTAGACGTCTTGCCCATGCAGCAAGAACCAGGCGTTTTAAAAAGGTACTATTAA
- a CDS encoding NAD(P)/FAD-dependent oxidoreductase, which yields MTKPLQIVVVGGGAAGFFGAIAAAKANPYAHVILLEASHQPLAKVRISGGGRCNVTHACFDPKELIKNYPRGAKALLGAFTRFQPKDTIAWFASYGVHLKTEADGRIFPTTDNSETIVNCLMNTAKAAGVELRTGAVVVAAVTTRVGERERVGKKNSFLSHSPTPELLHCPTAPLPPFEMILKSGEKLLCDRLLLATGSNPVGYKIAKQLGHTIEQPVPSLFTFNIRDEKLRKLAGVSVNSVKLRLIVPGHSQLEQTGPLLITHWGLSGPAVLKLSAWGARVLHSSNYQASLLINWLCHFKQEEVRQQLLAVKIDSPKRLIASHSGVNLPHRLWQHIVDRAGISSDNRWAELSNKSLNKLVQELTQGNYFINGKGVFKEEFVTCGGVNLKEINFKSMESKLVPGLYFAGEIMDIDGITGGFNFQSAWTTAYLAGLAMVSQEVINNN from the coding sequence ATGACAAAACCATTGCAGATAGTAGTCGTGGGTGGTGGCGCAGCTGGTTTTTTTGGCGCGATCGCAGCTGCGAAAGCTAATCCTTATGCCCACGTGATTTTACTCGAAGCCAGCCATCAACCACTGGCTAAAGTTCGTATTTCTGGTGGTGGACGCTGTAACGTCACTCATGCTTGCTTCGATCCCAAAGAATTGATCAAAAATTATCCCAGAGGCGCAAAAGCCCTACTTGGTGCTTTTACTCGCTTTCAGCCCAAGGATACAATTGCCTGGTTTGCTAGCTACGGCGTACACTTGAAAACCGAAGCTGATGGCAGAATCTTTCCCACCACAGATAATTCAGAAACGATCGTCAACTGTCTGATGAATACAGCCAAAGCCGCTGGGGTAGAACTGCGTACAGGGGCGGTGGTAGTGGCGGCGGTAACAACAAGAGTGGGAGAGAGGGAGAGAGTGGGAAAGAAGAATTCTTTTCTCTCCCACTCCCCCACTCCAGAACTCCTCCACTGCCCCACTGCCCCACTCCCTCCCTTCGAGATGATACTCAAGTCGGGAGAGAAATTGTTGTGCGATCGCCTTTTGCTAGCTACGGGTAGCAATCCTGTAGGCTACAAGATAGCCAAACAGTTAGGACATACAATCGAACAACCAGTCCCCTCTCTATTTACCTTCAACATTCGCGATGAAAAACTGAGGAAGTTAGCTGGTGTTAGCGTCAATTCTGTCAAGTTGCGCTTAATTGTGCCCGGACACTCCCAACTAGAACAAACTGGCCCATTACTAATTACTCATTGGGGTTTAAGTGGCCCGGCTGTGCTGAAACTTTCTGCTTGGGGTGCAAGAGTGCTGCACTCAAGCAATTATCAAGCCAGTTTACTCATTAATTGGTTATGCCACTTTAAACAAGAAGAAGTGCGGCAGCAATTATTGGCAGTCAAGATTGATTCGCCAAAACGTCTGATCGCATCTCATTCTGGTGTTAACTTACCTCACCGACTCTGGCAACACATTGTTGACCGTGCAGGTATTTCTTCTGACAACCGCTGGGCAGAATTATCTAACAAATCCCTAAATAAGTTAGTACAAGAACTTACTCAAGGAAATTACTTTATTAACGGCAAAGGAGTATTTAAAGAAGAATTTGTCACTTGTGGTGGTGTAAATCTTAAAGAAATCAACTTTAAGAGTATGGAAAGTAAGTTAGTGCCAGGTTTATACTTTGCAGGAGAGATTATGGATATAGATGGTATAACTGGTGGCTTTAATTTCCAAAGTGCTTGGACGACTGCCTATTTAGCAGGTTTAGCGATGGTTAGTCAAGAAGTCATAAATAATAATTAA
- the rd gene encoding rubredoxin, giving the protein MEKYICSVCGYTYDPEVGDPDGGIEPGTAFEDLPEDWVCPVCGAEKEDFEPEEE; this is encoded by the coding sequence ATGGAAAAGTATATATGCAGTGTCTGCGGTTATACGTATGACCCAGAAGTAGGCGATCCAGATGGCGGAATCGAACCGGGAACAGCTTTTGAAGATCTTCCAGAAGATTGGGTATGTCCTGTATGTGGGGCCGAAAAAGAAGATTTTGAGCCAGAGGAAGAATAA
- a CDS encoding helix-turn-helix domain-containing protein, whose amino-acid sequence MTERPKFPNFIRELRKGLGLSQEQLARQLGVSFQTVNRWENGRASPSQMGIKLIEQFLVEMAVGGQDLWEQYFSEQHPNR is encoded by the coding sequence GTGACCGAAAGGCCAAAGTTTCCTAATTTCATTCGTGAATTGAGAAAAGGGCTAGGACTCTCGCAAGAGCAACTAGCTCGCCAATTGGGCGTTTCATTCCAGACGGTCAATCGCTGGGAGAATGGTCGGGCTAGCCCCTCACAGATGGGAATAAAGTTGATTGAGCAGTTCCTGGTGGAAATGGCGGTTGGGGGTCAAGACTTATGGGAGCAGTATTTTTCAGAGCAACACCCAAATAGATGA